In the Acropora muricata isolate sample 2 chromosome 1, ASM3666990v1, whole genome shotgun sequence genome, one interval contains:
- the LOC136914436 gene encoding cilia- and flagella-associated protein 300-like isoform X1 encodes MIKACKFPMVNLILVSFAKCIKSGEKSECEGEWLPRKRSRNKSQNALSWRQQKMADDEKKFSFQFVPNKIFPGFESSDVKELFLKWGMSSRSKVQMFSYDQLFQVYQKDIFVLNFFQDPAVTSNLQVVSSNNTWAPLNTRASSTTAEVISCSVTSMDFFDRLQEQGIVRESGSIRKCFDEFYEEFVISDELRKVLLLEEAETYPIFSDADRNEFIFLIFMHLCLGGQVCQYEDEITPYLDTTKTLYKDFISVHKDPTTKKLQVGSVVLKVSAQNEDGAQVYPSLTPHEQSFAYMCISPLKRHVYVWSHSWR; translated from the exons ATGATCAAAGCCTGTAAGTTCCCGATGGTTAACCTTATTCTAGTTAGTTTCGCAAAATGTATAAAAAGCGGAGAAAAGAGTgaatgtgagggtgaatggTTACCAAGGAAGCGAAGCCGAAACAAATCCCAGAATGCTCTGAGTTGGCGTCAAcaaaaaatggcggacgacgaaaagaagttttcatttcaatttgttCCAAATAAAATTTTTCCTGGCTTCGAATCTTCCGATGTTAAAGAACTTTTTCTTAAATG GGGAATGTCATCCAGGAGTAAAGTTCAAATGTTCTCATATGATCAGTTATTTCAAGTGTATCAGAAAGATATATTTGTTTTG aaCTTTTTTCAAGACCCTGCTGTTACAAGTAATCTTCAG GTAGTGTCTTCTAATAATACTTGGGCTCCACTGA ATACCAGAGCATCATCAACCACAGCAGAAGTAATTTCATGTTCAGTTACATCTATGGATTTCTTTGACAGACTCCAAGAACAAG GAATTGTCAGGGAATCTGGTAGCATCAGAAAATGCTTTGATGAGTTTTATGAAGAATTTGTCATCTCTGATGAGCTTCGAAAG GTGTTACTTCTTGAAGAAGCAGAGACATATCCAATTTTCAGTGATGCAGATCgaaatgaatttatttttttaattttcatgcacCTCTGTCTTGGAGGACAAGTTTGCCAG TATGAAGACGAAATAACTCCATACCTTGACACAACCAAGACACTTTACAAAGATTTCATAAG tgttCACAAAGATCCTACAACTAAGAAGTTACAAGTTGGATCAGTTGTTCTTAAAGTGTCAGCCCAA AATGAAGATGGTGCACAAGTGTATCCTTCACTTACACCACATGAACAGTCCTTTGCATACATGTGTATCAGTCCACTCAAGAGACATGTATACGTGTGGAGTCACTCTTGGAGATAA
- the LOC136914436 gene encoding cilia- and flagella-associated protein 300-like isoform X2, with translation MIKACKFPMVNLILVSFAKCIKSGEKSECEGEWLPRKRSRNKSQNALSWRQQKMADDEKKFSFQFVPNKIFPGFESSDVKELFLKWGMSSRSKVQMFSYDQLFQVYQKDIFVLNFFQDPAVTSNLQVVSSNNTWAPLNTRASSTTAEVISCSVTSMDFFDRLQEQGIVRESGSIRKCFDEFYEEFVISDELRKVLLLEEAETYPIFSDADRNEFIFLIFMHLCLGGQVCQYEDEITPYLDTTKTLYKDFISVHKDPTTKKLQVGSVVLKVSAQNEDGAQVYPSLTPHEQSFAYMCISPLKRHVYVWSHSWR, from the exons ATGATCAAAGCCTGTAAGTTCCCGATGGTTAACCTTATTCTAGTTAGTTTCGCAAAATGTATAAAAAGCGGAGAAAAGAGTgaatgtgagggtgaatggTTACCAAGGAAGCGAAGCCGAAACAAATCCCAGAATGCTCTGAGTTGGCGTCAAcaaaaaatggcggacgacgaaaagaagttttcatttcaatttgttCCAAATAAAATTTTTCCTGGCTTCGAATCTTCCGATGTTAAAGAACTTTTTCTTAAATG GGGAATGTCATCCAGGAGTAAAGTTCAAATGTTCTCATATGATCAGTTATTTCAAGTGTATCAGAAAGATATATTTGTTTTG aaCTTTTTTCAAGACCCTGCTGTTACAAGTAATCTTCAGGTTG TGTCTTCTAATAATACTTGGGCTCCACTGA ATACCAGAGCATCATCAACCACAGCAGAAGTAATTTCATGTTCAGTTACATCTATGGATTTCTTTGACAGACTCCAAGAACAAG GAATTGTCAGGGAATCTGGTAGCATCAGAAAATGCTTTGATGAGTTTTATGAAGAATTTGTCATCTCTGATGAGCTTCGAAAG GTGTTACTTCTTGAAGAAGCAGAGACATATCCAATTTTCAGTGATGCAGATCgaaatgaatttatttttttaattttcatgcacCTCTGTCTTGGAGGACAAGTTTGCCAG TATGAAGACGAAATAACTCCATACCTTGACACAACCAAGACACTTTACAAAGATTTCATAAG tgttCACAAAGATCCTACAACTAAGAAGTTACAAGTTGGATCAGTTGTTCTTAAAGTGTCAGCCCAA AATGAAGATGGTGCACAAGTGTATCCTTCACTTACACCACATGAACAGTCCTTTGCATACATGTGTATCAGTCCACTCAAGAGACATGTATACGTGTGGAGTCACTCTTGGAGATAA
- the LOC136914422 gene encoding transcriptional coactivator YAP1-like, producing MERTNSNCVVHVRQDSDTDLEALFHVVNPTTVPNSHPDTTPANSLPMRLRKLPPSFFRQPPIDGGLSPETDHPSGLQISHSRAHSSPASITVPSSLKGPPNHSLSSVVHQRSTSFDNTALLEEPAQMPPGWEIRSTPNGQHYFMNHFDQITTWQDPRKTQSTSNLNSAQTSASLPDGWEQAITPEGDIYYINHIERTTSWVDPRIALQCRSQENVRSSSIMPEMYRHRTIQLHRLQREREQLLKRQQELLKQEIKLKRDILEEGGTKSSLLGNLTREGLLPPHQDSTPVTNGGGHIRDQSFDSGLGMGGGNYHDIDMNESQPMFDANYNSKDSSYRTDASRRLPEILDSLPATNVDLGVMEGNDSSSNMDTDDLGVGLEFNSEMLNDVENFMSPGNKMSDNFLTWL from the exons ATGGAAAGGACAAACAGTAACTGCGTGGTCCACGTTCGACAGGACTCAGACACCGATTTAGAGGCACTTTTTCATGTTGTGAATCCTACTACAGTGCCTAATTCGCATCCCGATACAACCCCGGCCAATTCGCTGCCGATGCGATTACGGAAGCTGCCTCCTTCGTTCTTTAGGCAGCCCCCGATTGATGGAGGATTGTCTCCTGAAACGGACCATCCCTCGGGGCTCCAGATCAGCCACTCGCGAGCACATTCTTCGCCGGCTTCAATAACAGTTCCTTCGAGTCTTAAAGGTCCTCCAAACCACTCCTTGAGCTCTGTTGTTCATCAGCGTTCAACGTCATTTGATAACACCGCTTTACTTGAGGAACCCGCACAAATGCCGCCTGGATGGGAAATACGCTCCACACCGAACGGACAACACTATTTTATGAA TCATTTCGATCAAATAACTACATGGCAAGACCCGAGGAAAACACAGTCCACTTCCAATTTAAATAGTGCTCAAACAAGTGCCAGTTTGCCCGATGGTTGGGAGCAAGCGATCACTCCTGAGGGCGATATTTATTACATCAATCACATCGAACGCACAACAAGCTGGGTCGATCCCAGAATCGCCTTGCAGTGTAGAAGCCAGGAGAATGTCCGAAGTTCATCAATTATGCCTGAGATGTATCGACACCGAACCATCCAACTACACCGTCTTCAAAGAGAACGAGAGCAGCTTTTAAAGCGACAACAAGAGTTACTGAAGCAGGAGATAAAATTGAAACGTGATATTCTTGAAGAAGGAGGCACGAAGTCTTCTCTTCTCGGAAATTTGACGCGGGAGGGGTTGTTGCCTCCTCATCAAGACTCTACGCCTGTTACGAATGGAGGAGGCCACATTCGCGATCAGTCGTTTGATTCAGGCCTGGGAATGGGTGGAGGAAATTATCATGACATCGACATGAACGAGTCTCAACCCATGTTCGATGCCAATTACAACTCCAAAGACTCGAGTTATCGCACTGATGCGAGTCGCAGACTTCCCGAGATTTTAGACAGCTTGCCCGCAACAAATGTGGATTTAGGTGTGATGGAAGGAAACGATAGCTCCTCCAATATGGATACGGACGATCTGGGAGTTGGATTGGAGTTCAATTCCGAGATGCTAAACGACGTTGAAAACTTCATGTCTCCCGGAAACAAGATGAGTGACAATTTTCTCACTTGGCTATAG